GGTATGGAAATGGCGGTCAAAGATGCCATCACCGCCAGCGGAAAGGATATTCCGTGCCGAATCGTAACGATCTCGATAGATGGAAAGATACTCAACTGATAATTGATTTTTAGGAGGAAATTAGTATGGAAAAGAAAATGTTTTGCTTTCAGTGTGAACAGACGAGAAATTGCACAGGTTGTACAGGTGCGGCAGGTGCTTGCGGTAAATTGGCAGGCACAGCAAAATTGCAGGATAAATTGACAGGCGCGCTTATCGGGCTTGCTCGTGCGGCAGAAGGAAATGAAGCACGCATTACACCTGCGACCGACAAGCTTATCTTGAAAGGTCTTTTCACGACAGTAACGAATGTCAACTTTAACAATGAAACGATCCAAGCGATCATTGATGATATCCACGCGGAAGCATCTCGTCTTTCGGGCAGTGCCGATGTACAGGATTATGATATGGAAGAGCTTTGGAACGCGCATGAAGATATCCGTTCTCTTAAATCTCTTATCCTCTTCGGTCTTCGCGGTATGTCTGCATACACGCACCACAGCGCAGTCCTCGGTTATACGGACAAGGCAGTTCTTGCTTTCTTCTATCAAGGACTCCGCGCGATCGGTCAGGAGGACTGGGGCATGAATGAGCTTCTCCCGATCGTGATGAAGCTCGGTGAAGTGAACCTCACAGGCATGGCGCTCCTCGACCAAGCGAATACCGAAACGTACGGTAATCCAACGCCGACCGAGGTCACGCTGACAGTAGAAAAAGGGCCGTTCATCGTTATCACGGGCCATGACCTCTACGACCTCAAAGAGCTTCTCGAACAGACAAAAGATAAAGGCATCAACATCTACACGCATGGTGAGATGCTCCCTGCACACGCATATCCCGAGCTGAAAAAATATCCGCACCTCAAAGGCAACTTCGGTACGGCATGGCAGAATCAGCAGACCGAGTTTGCAGATATTCCTGCACCGATCCTCTACACGACGAACTGCCTCATGCCGCCGAAATCGACCTACTCTGACCGCATCTTCACTACGGCAGTCGTATCGTATCCGAATATCGCACACATCGGCGAGAACAAAGATTTTACTCCGATGATTGAAAAAGCACTCGAACTCGGCGGTTATCCGACCGATATGCACTTCACAGGAATGAACGGCGGTCACTCGGTCATGACAGGGTTCGGTCACAACGCTGTACTCTCTGTCGCAGATAAAGTCGTCGAAGCAGTCAAAGCAGGCGCGATCAAACACTTCTTCCTCGTAGGCGGCTGTGACGGCGCGAAGATGGAGCGTAGTTACTACACCGACTTCGTCAAGCAAACGCCGTCCGACAGTATCGTACTGACGCTCGCTTGCGGCAAATATCGTTTCAACGACCTCGATCTT
This DNA window, taken from Selenomonadales bacterium, encodes the following:
- the hcp gene encoding hydroxylamine reductase, coding for MEKKMFCFQCEQTRNCTGCTGAAGACGKLAGTAKLQDKLTGALIGLARAAEGNEARITPATDKLILKGLFTTVTNVNFNNETIQAIIDDIHAEASRLSGSADVQDYDMEELWNAHEDIRSLKSLILFGLRGMSAYTHHSAVLGYTDKAVLAFFYQGLRAIGQEDWGMNELLPIVMKLGEVNLTGMALLDQANTETYGNPTPTEVTLTVEKGPFIVITGHDLYDLKELLEQTKDKGINIYTHGEMLPAHAYPELKKYPHLKGNFGTAWQNQQTEFADIPAPILYTTNCLMPPKSTYSDRIFTTAVVSYPNIAHIGENKDFTPMIEKALELGGYPTDMHFTGMNGGHSVMTGFGHNAVLSVADKVVEAVKAGAIKHFFLVGGCDGAKMERSYYTDFVKQTPSDSIVLTLACGKYRFNDLDLGTIGGFPRIMDMGQCNDAYSAIKVAAALAEAFECDVNDLPLSLVISWYEQKAVCILLTLLHLGLKNILLGPSLPAFVSPNVLNFLVENYNISPITTPEEDLKKILG